In Hydra vulgaris chromosome 06, alternate assembly HydraT2T_AEP, a genomic segment contains:
- the LOC124814843 gene encoding uncharacterized protein LOC124814843 → MKRLALDFLNLFAKKKQPDRTSNNETETEVANETLISNYSLKYKLEEILENRLTVSVAKVQTISQKMSQNHPKSKESNNKSCKDMQSRAVLDIIHIPTWFSLKNKYIVEYCIELLNDHEQFSNKLINTEKQLIKANRFDKSNHKSLADVLSSFDAVLRLEESWRLMKEASTDGINPFSYYVDKLVQVKKIREKNRFIKDSEMFFQIYQSRSGDIEPLLDKSYWGSRQQLLSGKVIADFVAEHYGSLDPVFGVLLNPTTGRVGPGDGGLMHNILFDNDGPWACHTAVHDAFGYLKTFHNIGPGYNYLGGISAFETEHCMAGQSCGLLFWKETLIKVKELNM, encoded by the exons ATGAAAAGACTggctttagattttttaaacttatttgctaaaaaaaaacaacctgatCGAACATCCAATAACGAAACCGAGACTGAAGTTGCAAACGAAACATTGATAAGTAACTATAGTTTGAAATACAAATTAGAAGAGATTTTAGAAAATCGTCTTACAGTTTCGGTAGCAAAAGTACAAACAATCTCTCAAAAAATGTCTCAAAATCATCCTAAGTCAAAAGAATCAAATAACAAGAGTTGCAAAGATATGCAATCAAGAGCAGTTTTGGACATTATTCATATTCCCACATGGTTTTcactgaaaaataaatatattgttgaaTACTGTATCGAATTACTAAACGATCACGAAcaattttcaaataagttaataaatacaGAAAAGCAGCTAATAAAAGCTAACCGTTTTGACAAATCAAATCACAAATCTTTGGCTGATGTTTTATCCAGTTTTGATGCTGTTTTGAGATTAGAAGAAAGTTGGCGCTTGATGAAAGAAGCATCAACTGACGGAATTAATCCATTTTCTTATTATGTCGATAAGTTagtgcaagtaaaaaaaataagagagAAAAATCGCTTTATAAAAGATTCAGAAATGTTCTTTCAAATATACCAATCTCGTTCAg gcgACATTGAGCCCTTACTGGACAAATCTTATTGGGGAAGTCGTCAACAACTTTTATCTGGAAAAGTAATTGCTGATTTTGTTGCTGAACACTACGGTTCTTTAGATCCAGTTTTTGGTGTTTTGTTGAACCCAACTACAg gAAGAGTTGGACCTGGTGACGGTGGTTTAATGCACAACATATTATTTGATAATGATGGACCTTGGGCTTGTCACACAGCTGTTCATGATGCATTCGGGTATTTAAAGACATTCCATAATATTGGACCAGGCTACAACTACTTAGGTGGGATTTCAGCGTTTGAGACTGAACACTGTATGGCTGGGCAGTCGTGTGGTTTACTGTTCTGGAAAGAAACTTTGATAAAAGTAAAAGAGTTAAACATGTAA